Genomic DNA from Methanofollis fontis:
ACTGTCTGGATGAAACGGTACCTGGCGTCGGGAATGAGATCCAGCTCACCGATGCGATCAGGATTCTTTTGCAACGGCAGGACGTCTATGCCCATGCATTCGAAGGGAAGCGGTACGACACCGGCGACAAATGTGGGTATCTTGAAGCGATCATCGACTTCGCCCTTGAGAACCCTGAGACGAGGGACGCTGTCCTCCAGCACCTGAGGTCGGCCGGACTGCGTACTGCCATGCAGGTACAGGGTGATGAAGGGGCTGTTCTGGCACACTCTGAACATATGGAGATCTGAGCATGTCCAAGATTGTGATTACCGGAGGGGCCGGCTTTATCGGTTCACATATTGCAGAGGCGCTGGTTCAGGACCATGAGGTCGTCATCGTTGACAATCTGGACGATTACTACCCTCTCGCACTGAAGCAGCGGAACCTTGACTGTGTCATGGCGAAGGGCAATGCCACCTTTATCAGGGGTGATATCACCGATCTCGAACTTGTCAGGAGTGTCATCGACGACACCGTCGATTTTGTCTATCACGAGGCAGCCCAGGCTGGAGTTCGGATCTCTGTCGAGGATCCCTTCAAGCCGAACAATGCCAATGTGACCGGCACCCTCAATGTGCTCTCGGTCGCCCGGGATGCTGGCGTGAAGCGGGTGATCAATGCCTCTTCCTCTTCGGTCTACGGGAAGGTGCAGTACCTCCCCTTTGACGAGAAACACCCGACCCAGCCCGTTTCACCATATGGGGTTTCGAAACTTGCCGCAGAGCATTACTGCCGGGTCTTCTACGAGGTCTATGGCCTCCCGACGGTCTCCCTCCGGTACTTCACCGTCTATGGGCCGAGGATGCGTCCTGATCTTGGGATCTCTATCTTCACCAGAAAGATGCTTGCGAACGAGCCGATCACCATCTTTGGCGACGGCGAGCAGACCCGCGACTTCACCTATATCGACAACATCGTGAAGGCGAACTTGGACCTACTGAAGACGAGTGCCGCTGATGGATATGCGATGAACGTCGGCGGCGGTCACCGGATCACGGTGAACGATCTGATCGCTCATATTCGGGAGATTACCGGGAGCGTGTCTGAGGTGGTGTACTCTGACAAGCAGAAGGGGGATGCGGAGCACACCCTTGCGAATGTGGGGCTCGCGAGCGAGTTGATTGGATATAAACCTGAAACTACGATCGGGGATGGTTTGAGGACATATGTGATGTGGCACAGGCAAGGTGTTAAGCCATGATCGCGATCGTCCTTGGCACCCGCCCCGAGATTATCAAGATGTCTCCGATCATCAGGGCATGCGAGGCCCGGGGGGTTGACTATTTCATCCTCCACACCGGCCAGCACTACTCGTACGAGATGGACCGGATTTTTTTTGAAGAACTCCGTCTCCCTGCTGCCAGGTACCGTCTGGACGTCGGTTCAGGCCCACATGGTGAGCAGACCGGGAAGATGCTTGCAGGAATAGAAGCCGTACTCCTGAAGGAATCCCCCGATTATGTGGTGGCCCTCGGCGATCCCAACTCTGCCCTTGCGGGAGCCCTTGCAGCTGCAAAGCTGCACATCCCTGTCTGCCATGTGGAGGCCGGACGGAGAAGTTACAACCGGATGATGCCCGAGGAGATCAACCGCGTTATCATCGATCAGATCGCAGACCGTCTCTGTACGCCCACAGAGGTCACGAGGGGGAACCTCCTGAAAGAAGGGATCGACGAGAGAAAGATCATCCTCACCGGCGATCCCATCGTCAGTGCCGTTCGAGAGAACCTGGCCGTTGCACAAGAAACATCCGTTATTCTTGAAGAGATGCATCTGACTCCGAAGGGCTATCTCCTGGTCACTGCTCACCGGGCAGAAAATGTTGATTCTAAGGAGCGGCTCGAAAGTATCCTGACCGCCCTCCGAGCGCTTTCTGCCGGACTCTCTCTTCCTGTCGTCTTTCCACTCCATCCACGGACCGAAAAAAAGATCAGGGAGTTCGGTCTGTCTCTTGATGGAATCCAGAGCACCAGTCCCCTCGGCTATTTTGACTTTCTGTACCTGGAGGCAAACGCACGGCTTGTGCTGACCGACTCCGGCTGCATTCAGGAGGAGGCGTGTATACTTGGCGTACCCTGTGTTACTCTCAGGGATGACACTGAGCGGCCTGAGACCCTGGCGATCGGATGCAATGTCCTTGCAGGAACGGATCCTGACCGGATTATAAACGCATCGCAGAGGATGTTGTCCTTGGAAGCCGGGTGGAAGAATCCGTTTGGCGATGAGAATAGCGGAACGTGTATTGTTAAATTATTATGCACTTCGTGAGGCACAATTATGGAAATAAGTCATTTTCTGGATAATGAAACCATTCTGGTCACTGGCGGTACCGGCTCATTTGGTCATCAGGTTGTCGAGAGGATACTCGCCGAATCTAATCCTAAAGAGGTCATCGTCTTCAGCCGGGACGAGAAGAAGCAGTACGACATGCGGAACCACTTCCAGAACCCCAAGCTCAGTTTTATCATCGGAGACGTGCGGGACAAAGACTCCGTCCGGAAAGCAATGAAGGGCGTAGACTATGTCTTCCATGCCGCCGCATTGAAACAGGTCCCCAGCTGTGAGTTCTTCCCCTTTGAAGCGGTGAAGACGAATGTCCTTGGGGCCTCCAACGTCCTTGACGCTGCCGAAGAGAATAATGTTAAAAAAGTCGTGGTCTTGAGCACCGACAAAGCGGTATACCCCATCAACGCCATGGGGATGACCAAGGCCCTCATGGAGAAACTGATGCTTGCGAAGGCTCGGAGCACCCGTTCCGACACCATATTCTGCGGTGTGCGGTATGGGAATGTCATGTACTCCCGGGGTTCTGTCCTGCCCCTTTTTGCCGAGCAGATCCGCAATCACCGCCCCCTGACGATCACAGAACCCAGCATGACCCGCTTTTTACTCCCCCTGCCTATTGCGGTAGACCTGGTCCTTTTCGCATTAAGTCATGGGGAGAACGGAGATATATTCGTCAGAAAATCTCCCGCGGCAACGGTGGAAGATACGGCCCGGGCGATGCTCGAGATCTTTGGGTCTGATGTAGGTATCGATGTGATCGGTATCCGTGAAGGCGAGAAGATGCATGAGACCCTTGTTACGCAGGAGGAACTCATGAAGGCAGAGGAGTATAAGAATTATTATGCCATCCGGAACCTCGAAAAAATTGATTATGAGAAGTATTTTTCCGAGGGCAATGGCGTCCCTATCCCAAAAGAAGGCTACACCTCTGCCAACACTCAGCGTCTGTCCCTTGAGGAGACAAAACAACTGATCCTCACCCTGAAAGAGATCCAGGAAGAACTTGCCCTGAAACCTCATGGCGGGGAGTCTCTTGCGTCTCTGAAAAAATCTCAGGACGTTAGCACATGAGTCTGCTGAAAGTTGGTATCACTGGCCAGTCCGGCTTTATCGGCTACCACCTTACCCAGTATTTGCGCCTGCATATGGACGAGGTCGAGATTGTTCCCTTTGATCCCTCATATTTCCAGGATCAGGATAATCTGATGCGGTTCGTGCAGCAGTGCGACGCGGTCGTCCACCTTGCTGCCATGAACCGTGGCTCTGAAGATGAAGTCTACGCGACAAATATCAGGTTGGTGGAGCAGTTGATCAGGGCACTTGAAGATGCCGGACATGCTCCTCATGTCATCTTCTCTTCTTCCACGCAGGAGGAGAGGGACAATGCCTATGGTCGGTCCAAACGTGAGGGTGCCCGCCTGCTTGCGGCATGGGCAGAACGGAACAATGCCCGCTATACCTCTCTTGTGATTCCGAATGTCTTTGGGCCCTTTGGCCGGCCGTTCTACAACTCGGTCGTGGCAACCTTCTGCCACCAGTTGACCCATCATCAGGAGCCTGAGATCAAGGTGGACGCCTCGCTTCCTCTCATCTATGTCCAAGATCTTGCCAGGGAGATCTTCGAGGTCATCAGGGGCGCTTATGATCTGCCGGCGGTCTGTCTGGACGCCACAGCAGAGAGGAAGGTGAGCGACATCCTCGCCCGTCTGCAGGAGTTCAAGGGAAGGTACCTTGACCAACACATCATCCCAGACCTGAACGGTCCTTTTGACACCGCCCTCTTCAACACCTTCAGATCCTTCATCGAGTCCGATCATTTCCCGGTCTATCCCGAGGTTCACACAGACGACCGCGGATATCTTACTGAGGTTCTCAAGGAACGCTCCGGTGGGCAGGTGTTCTTTTCGGTGACGAAGCCCGGGATCACGAGGGGGAACCACTTCCACATGCGCAAGATCGAACGGTTCTGCGTGATCCAGGGCGAGGCTTTGATCCGCCTCCGGAGGATCGGGGCCGACCAGACCATAGAGTACCATGTTCATGGTTCAAAGCCGTCTTTTGTCGATATCCCGATCTATTACACCCACAACATCACCAATATCGGGACCACAGATGTTCTGACGCTCTTCTGGACGAATGAACTCTTTGATCCCGCGGATCCCGATACCTTCTACGAGGGGGTTTGATCAGATGGAGAAAAGTTCGCTGAAAGTCATGACCATCCTTGGCACAAGGCCGGAGATCATCAGGCTCTCCCGGGTCATGGCCCTGCTCGACCGGCATGTCCAGCATATCATCGTTCACACCGGCCAGAACTATGACTATGAACTCAACGAGGTCTTCTTTAATGACCTGGAGATCAGAAAACCAGACTATTTCCTCCAGGTCGATACCCGATCTCTGGGGACGGTGCTCGGGGACACCCTCATCAAGATCGAGGATGTCCTGAGAAAGGAGAAGCCTGATGCCGTCCTCATCCTCGGGGACACGAACAGCAGTATTGCCGGGATCATGGCGAAGCGGCTGAAGATCCCGATCTTCCACATGGAGGCCGGCAACAGGTGCTTCGACTTCAACGTGCCCGAGGAGATCAACCGCAGGATCATCGATCATATTGCGGACTTCAACCTGGTCTACACCGAGCATGCCCGCCGCCACCTCCTCTCAGAGGGGCTGCCCCACCGGCGGATCTATCTCACCGGTTCGCCGATGTACGAGGTCCTGACCTACTATCGGGACAGGATCGACGCCTCTGCTATCCTGAGCGAGCTTGACCTCCAGAAGAAGGGCTATTTTGTCGTGAGTGTCCACAGGGAGGAGAATGTCGACAACCCTGGGAACCTGAAGAAAGTTCTGGCTGTGCTGAACCGTCTTGCAGAACGGTATGATGTGCCGGTCATCGTTTCCACCCATCCGAGGACAAGAAAACGGCTGGAGGGCCTCCTGAATGTGAAGATGGATTCGAGGATCCGGTTCCTGAAGCCCTTCGGATTCTTCGACTACGTCCACCTGGAGATGCATGCCCTCTGCACCATCTCGGACAGCGGTACGATCAGCGAGGAGTCCGCGGTGCTCTCCTTCCCCGCGGTGACGATCCGCGAGGCGATGGAGCGGCCTGAGGCACTGGATGCCGGGAGCATCGTTCTCACCGGCCTCGATGTAGATACGGTGCTGGACGCAGTCGGGCTGGTGATGGCCGAGGGGCCGGAGCGCCTGGAGATGGAGGCTCCTACTGAGTACCGGATCCCAGATACCTCTTGGAGGGTGCTGAAGCTCATCCTTGGGACGGCCAATTTGAGTAACAAATGGGCCGGGATCAGAGTTAACTCAGAATTAGGGAAAAAATGAAATTTTTAGATTTCTCCTCCAAAATGTACTCCATTTTTACCGCCAATATCTGCAGCATTGATCAGAGTTACTTGCTGGTGTATAGCAAATCCTTGGTGACGCTTGGTGTTTACGATGGAGAATAAAAAAGTTATAATTATCAGAGGCAGTTCCTTAGATCGGGAAACAAGGGCCACAAAGATCATAAAATCACTAACAGATAACAACTATGACGTACATTTATTATGGTGGGATAGAGGCTCAAAAGTTCAACGTTCTGAGAGGGGTGAGGCAGGTACCCGTTTTAGTGAAACGTCTTTCAACTTTAAAGCTCACTGGGGTCCAAAAAGCTTTATTTCTTTGCCTTTTTGGTGGGCTTTCATATTTTTCAATCTCCTGAAAATGGAGTGGGATATTGCGCATGTAATTCAAGTCACATCGCTCCCTCCTGCAATTGTTGCAAGCAAGATAAAGCGAAAACCTGTAGTATATGATATGCTTGATAACTATGAGGACTCTGTTTTTTTGCCACGGATTATTCGTAATTTTTGTGTGGCAGTTGATAAATTGTTTATGAGGCTTGTCGATGCTGTAGTTCTTGCGGATGAAGAGCAGATCCGAGAAGTAAATGGTATTCCTAATAATAATGTTGAAGTGATCTATGATTCTCCTGAGACTAACAAGGAGATAGGTACAAAAAATACTCAAAATAGTGTTTTTACATTATTTTTTGCTGGTGCTTTGCAAAAGGGCAAGTATCTAAATTTGGATAAGATGTTTGATGCTCTAGAAAATCTAAGCAATGTGAAGGTTGTCATTGCTGGTCATGGTGACTTAGTGCCCTATATACAGAGTGTTGAAAAAAGAATACCTGAGAAACTTGAATATATCGGTGAAATAACCCATGCAGAGGTCCTTCAGCGGAGTATAGGTGCTGATCTGTTATTTATGCTCCGAGATCCTGTTCTTCCTGTCAATAAATACATCTGTGGTAGCAAGGTACTAGAATCGATGATGTGTGGGACTGCCATCATTGTAAATGATGGAAGCTCTACGGCGAAAATCGTACGAAAATCAAATTGTGGATTTGTTGTAAATGCCAATTGTATAAATGAAATTATTGAAACAGTCAATATGCTGAAAAATAATCCCCAATTATGTATCCAATCTGGGCTCAATGGTCGAAAAGCATATGATGAACATTATTCCTGGGATATTATGGGAAATCGTCTTTTAAATCTATATAATAGAGTTCTAACCCGGGATCACGATCTGTTTATTTAAGATTCAGATACCAAAAAGAGGCATAAGATGACAGATTCAAAAAATGTTGGAATAATTACTAAACCGCTTGGCAGTGGAGGGACCGTACCTGTCTCCAATTTAGTGGATATATTAGCATCTGTTTCTGGCCAGGTATTTATCGTCACATCTAATGAAGGAGCAAATTTAAACCCTAAAAAAAATGAAAAAATTATAATTAATTCATTTCACTATGAATATAGGACAGATGTATTTGGAAAAATATTTGAAAATTTTTCGCTACAGACTAGAATATCCTTTAGCATATTGCAACAACGTAAAAATATTAATACTTGGGTGTTCTTTCTAGATTCCCATGTATTTATACTCCCGGTGATAGTTGCTAAGATATTAGGGAATAAATTAGTATTTCCATTGGCTGCTTCAATTAAAGGATCTGCAAAGGCGCAAAACAATTGGCTAAATAATTTATTGATTTTATTCGAGTCCATTACATTTATTTTTGCAGATCGTATTATTTTATATTCTGAAAATTTAATCCGAGACTGGGATTTAACCCCTTATAGTAGTAAAATCATTATCGCTCACCGGCACTTTCTTGACTTCAATACCTTCACTGTCATTGCCCTCTTTTCTGGCCGATCCCCAATCATCGGTTACATAGGTCGATTGAGCAGGGAAAAAGGTGTCCTGAATTTCACTCAGGCTCTCCCTGCTATCCTCAGTGAACAGCAGGATCTTCGTGTGGTCCTCGGTGGGGACGGGCAGTTGATGGAGGCGATTGAGACCTCTCTGCAGGAAGATGGGATCGCCGCCCGTGTAGACCTCCCTGGCTGGATCTCCCGTGACAACCTTTCTGGTTACCTGAACCAGATGCGCCTCATCGTCCTCCCTTCCTACTCCGAAGGGCTCCCGAACATCATGCTCGAGGCGATGGCTTGTGGGACCTTGGTGCTTGCGACGCCGGTCGGGGCGATACCAGATGTTATAATAGATGGGAAGACCGGATTTATAATGGAGAATAACTCCCCGGAGTGCATCGCTGAGAATGTGAAGAGGGCGCTGGACTCGCCAGACCTGGAGCAGATCGCAGAGAACGGGAGGCGGTTTGTGGAGGAGAATTTTACGTTTGAGCGTGTGGTTGAAAGATGGAAAAAAGTACAAAAAGATCTATGATAACAGGCGGTCGAGTCAATCCAGGTCTTGAGATCCTAGCAGCAGAAATGAATTTTTACTGAGAGAGACTTATACATATTAGGATTTGGTTATGCCAAAACTTGAGTACAAACATTGGTATCTATTAGGTATACTTCCATTTATAGTTTTAACCAATCTATCTGTTGTACTAGATATCCCATATATAAGGTTCATTTTTGGCTTCTGCTTCCTAACTATTCTACCTGGTTTCTTAATTCTCCCCATTATAGATATTCAAAGAATCAACTTTCTCGAAAAATGTCTTTTAATTGTAGGAATCAGTATCGGATTTATACTTTTTTATGGGCTAGCCATCAATATTATTCTTATGTCAATGGGCTATATGCTGCCATTGTCTACAAACTCCATATTGATCACTTTCGATATTTTATACATTATTTTAATTTTGCTTGGCAGCAAAAATCAATACTACAAAGTTAATACCTGTAGTTTCCTGCAGTTCTCCCCAATTGAAAAGAGCATCCTTATATTTTTATTTGTTATACCAACTGCAATTTTTATATCTGTGTGTATTCTTAACGTGCAAGAGAATAACGTCCCCCTTCTGGGGTCACTCCTCTTGGTGCCAGTTTATTTATTGTTTCTTACAGTTCATAGAGATCGTGTGAATAGCAATATTTTCCCATTCTCGCTTTTAGTGCTATCATTCTCTTTATTATCGCTTTTCATGCTTCGATATCAGTTTATTTGGGGTGTTGATATCCAACGAGAGTATGGATTGTTCTTTTTAACTACTTATGATAATCTTTGCTGGACATATTTAGGGGGCAATCTTGGCACTGCTTTGAGTATTACTCTCCTCCCCACAGTTATTTACTCAATATGTCAAATAGATCATGTGGAATTATTATTTAAATTTATCTATGTTTTTGTATGTTCATTTTCACCCGTTGCAATATATTATACTATAAAAAGATATTTCGATCCTTTTTTAGCTTTTTGTGCAACCCTTTATTTTATCTTTCAATCAGGGTATCTACATGCAGCAGGATCTCCGAGAACGAACATTGCAGTCTTTTTTTGTGCATTAACTCTATATCTCCTAATCGATAATGATATTGAAAAGAAATTAAAAAAAACCCTGATATTGCTGTTTATCGCTGCAATTATAGTGTCTCATTATGCCACTGCATACATATTTTTCTTTATCCTAATTGTAGGGGTTCTTATAATAAATAGTATTCATGGGTTAAAATCTAGATCAAATTACATAGATTATAGTATAATCTTATTCTATTTTGTCTTGATCATATCGTGGACTTTTTTCTTATTCAAAGGACATGCTCTAACATCTGGAATAGAAATAATTATAGACTCGCTACTTGAATTTCTGACCGATAATGGACCGAATTTACAGACGACTGAAGCAAAAATGACATTTAATCCAGAATTTAAAAATGGATATTTAACTGCCGCTCACTGGATCACTGTGTGGAGCAGTTTTCTATTTATTGGATTGGGTACGCTATATAGTTTAACATCCTATATACAAAAACAACTTCATCTCTGGAGCGTTGGAAGGGAGGCGCCAGACACCAGATTACCTGAAATTGGGATAGAATATATCATATTTGGTGTAATCTCTGCTATTTTATTGGGTTTGTTTATATCATTGAAATCAATTTCTAATTCATATGACTCACCTAGACTTTTTTCCCTGACGGCAATAGTCTTGTCGCCGTTTTTAATTGTCGGTATAATGTACATCGTAAGATGCATCGTAAAAATGCGAGGTTCATTAAGTAAGACATATTTTGACATTAATAGAATCGCTGGCTACTGCGTTATAATTCTTATTATTAGCTACTCTCTTTTCACTCTTGGTTTACCCTATCAAATTGCAGGAATTCAACAAAGTCATCTGAGTCAAGATTCAATCGATTATATGCAGGTGAACATATACGAAGGTGAGAAATTCGCCGCAATATGGTTAAAAGAAAAGCATGATAAAAATACAAATATACTACGTCCAAAGTCCGGGCTCAAGGAATTATGGAGTGCAGGTAGATTTCCTCTAAATTCATTAAATACTAGGGACCATAATGATTCCTACATTTATTTCGGTAACTTTGAAATATCTGATGGATTCTATGATAATTATATTATAACTAATTTTCTTCATGAGCAGCATAAACTATTTTCTAATCAGAGGGCGGATATCCTTTATGATGTCCAGTGACCTGGGGGTGCAATCCTTTTCCTAAATCCATGAAAAAGTAGCGTAACGAATCTTCTATGAAACTGAATTGGCTCTGAATCCAACCTTGATCCGACATTCCGCA
This window encodes:
- a CDS encoding SDR family oxidoreductase — translated: MSKIVITGGAGFIGSHIAEALVQDHEVVIVDNLDDYYPLALKQRNLDCVMAKGNATFIRGDITDLELVRSVIDDTVDFVYHEAAQAGVRISVEDPFKPNNANVTGTLNVLSVARDAGVKRVINASSSSVYGKVQYLPFDEKHPTQPVSPYGVSKLAAEHYCRVFYEVYGLPTVSLRYFTVYGPRMRPDLGISIFTRKMLANEPITIFGDGEQTRDFTYIDNIVKANLDLLKTSAADGYAMNVGGGHRITVNDLIAHIREITGSVSEVVYSDKQKGDAEHTLANVGLASELIGYKPETTIGDGLRTYVMWHRQGVKP
- the wecB gene encoding non-hydrolyzing UDP-N-acetylglucosamine 2-epimerase produces the protein MIAIVLGTRPEIIKMSPIIRACEARGVDYFILHTGQHYSYEMDRIFFEELRLPAARYRLDVGSGPHGEQTGKMLAGIEAVLLKESPDYVVALGDPNSALAGALAAAKLHIPVCHVEAGRRSYNRMMPEEINRVIIDQIADRLCTPTEVTRGNLLKEGIDERKIILTGDPIVSAVRENLAVAQETSVILEEMHLTPKGYLLVTAHRAENVDSKERLESILTALRALSAGLSLPVVFPLHPRTEKKIREFGLSLDGIQSTSPLGYFDFLYLEANARLVLTDSGCIQEEACILGVPCVTLRDDTERPETLAIGCNVLAGTDPDRIINASQRMLSLEAGWKNPFGDENSGTCIVKLLCTS
- a CDS encoding polysaccharide biosynthesis protein is translated as MEISHFLDNETILVTGGTGSFGHQVVERILAESNPKEVIVFSRDEKKQYDMRNHFQNPKLSFIIGDVRDKDSVRKAMKGVDYVFHAAALKQVPSCEFFPFEAVKTNVLGASNVLDAAEENNVKKVVVLSTDKAVYPINAMGMTKALMEKLMLAKARSTRSDTIFCGVRYGNVMYSRGSVLPLFAEQIRNHRPLTITEPSMTRFLLPLPIAVDLVLFALSHGENGDIFVRKSPAATVEDTARAMLEIFGSDVGIDVIGIREGEKMHETLVTQEELMKAEEYKNYYAIRNLEKIDYEKYFSEGNGVPIPKEGYTSANTQRLSLEETKQLILTLKEIQEELALKPHGGESLASLKKSQDVST
- a CDS encoding polysaccharide biosynthesis C-terminal domain-containing protein, whose amino-acid sequence is MSLLKVGITGQSGFIGYHLTQYLRLHMDEVEIVPFDPSYFQDQDNLMRFVQQCDAVVHLAAMNRGSEDEVYATNIRLVEQLIRALEDAGHAPHVIFSSSTQEERDNAYGRSKREGARLLAAWAERNNARYTSLVIPNVFGPFGRPFYNSVVATFCHQLTHHQEPEIKVDASLPLIYVQDLAREIFEVIRGAYDLPAVCLDATAERKVSDILARLQEFKGRYLDQHIIPDLNGPFDTALFNTFRSFIESDHFPVYPEVHTDDRGYLTEVLKERSGGQVFFSVTKPGITRGNHFHMRKIERFCVIQGEALIRLRRIGADQTIEYHVHGSKPSFVDIPIYYTHNITNIGTTDVLTLFWTNELFDPADPDTFYEGV
- the wecB gene encoding non-hydrolyzing UDP-N-acetylglucosamine 2-epimerase; the protein is MEKSSLKVMTILGTRPEIIRLSRVMALLDRHVQHIIVHTGQNYDYELNEVFFNDLEIRKPDYFLQVDTRSLGTVLGDTLIKIEDVLRKEKPDAVLILGDTNSSIAGIMAKRLKIPIFHMEAGNRCFDFNVPEEINRRIIDHIADFNLVYTEHARRHLLSEGLPHRRIYLTGSPMYEVLTYYRDRIDASAILSELDLQKKGYFVVSVHREENVDNPGNLKKVLAVLNRLAERYDVPVIVSTHPRTRKRLEGLLNVKMDSRIRFLKPFGFFDYVHLEMHALCTISDSGTISEESAVLSFPAVTIREAMERPEALDAGSIVLTGLDVDTVLDAVGLVMAEGPERLEMEAPTEYRIPDTSWRVLKLILGTANLSNKWAGIRVNSELGKK
- a CDS encoding glycosyltransferase; this translates as MENKKVIIIRGSSLDRETRATKIIKSLTDNNYDVHLLWWDRGSKVQRSERGEAGTRFSETSFNFKAHWGPKSFISLPFWWAFIFFNLLKMEWDIAHVIQVTSLPPAIVASKIKRKPVVYDMLDNYEDSVFLPRIIRNFCVAVDKLFMRLVDAVVLADEEQIREVNGIPNNNVEVIYDSPETNKEIGTKNTQNSVFTLFFAGALQKGKYLNLDKMFDALENLSNVKVVIAGHGDLVPYIQSVEKRIPEKLEYIGEITHAEVLQRSIGADLLFMLRDPVLPVNKYICGSKVLESMMCGTAIIVNDGSSTAKIVRKSNCGFVVNANCINEIIETVNMLKNNPQLCIQSGLNGRKAYDEHYSWDIMGNRLLNLYNRVLTRDHDLFI
- a CDS encoding glycosyltransferase family 4 protein, giving the protein MTDSKNVGIITKPLGSGGTVPVSNLVDILASVSGQVFIVTSNEGANLNPKKNEKIIINSFHYEYRTDVFGKIFENFSLQTRISFSILQQRKNINTWVFFLDSHVFILPVIVAKILGNKLVFPLAASIKGSAKAQNNWLNNLLILFESITFIFADRIILYSENLIRDWDLTPYSSKIIIAHRHFLDFNTFTVIALFSGRSPIIGYIGRLSREKGVLNFTQALPAILSEQQDLRVVLGGDGQLMEAIETSLQEDGIAARVDLPGWISRDNLSGYLNQMRLIVLPSYSEGLPNIMLEAMACGTLVLATPVGAIPDVIIDGKTGFIMENNSPECIAENVKRALDSPDLEQIAENGRRFVEENFTFERVVERWKKVQKDL
- a CDS encoding DUF2206 domain-containing protein, producing MPKLEYKHWYLLGILPFIVLTNLSVVLDIPYIRFIFGFCFLTILPGFLILPIIDIQRINFLEKCLLIVGISIGFILFYGLAINIILMSMGYMLPLSTNSILITFDILYIILILLGSKNQYYKVNTCSFLQFSPIEKSILIFLFVIPTAIFISVCILNVQENNVPLLGSLLLVPVYLLFLTVHRDRVNSNIFPFSLLVLSFSLLSLFMLRYQFIWGVDIQREYGLFFLTTYDNLCWTYLGGNLGTALSITLLPTVIYSICQIDHVELLFKFIYVFVCSFSPVAIYYTIKRYFDPFLAFCATLYFIFQSGYLHAAGSPRTNIAVFFCALTLYLLIDNDIEKKLKKTLILLFIAAIIVSHYATAYIFFFILIVGVLIINSIHGLKSRSNYIDYSIILFYFVLIISWTFFLFKGHALTSGIEIIIDSLLEFLTDNGPNLQTTEAKMTFNPEFKNGYLTAAHWITVWSSFLFIGLGTLYSLTSYIQKQLHLWSVGREAPDTRLPEIGIEYIIFGVISAILLGLFISLKSISNSYDSPRLFSLTAIVLSPFLIVGIMYIVRCIVKMRGSLSKTYFDINRIAGYCVIILIISYSLFTLGLPYQIAGIQQSHLSQDSIDYMQVNIYEGEKFAAIWLKEKHDKNTNILRPKSGLKELWSAGRFPLNSLNTRDHNDSYIYFGNFEISDGFYDNYIITNFLHEQHKLFSNQRADILYDVQ